A genomic region of Acidobacteriota bacterium contains the following coding sequences:
- the rnr gene encoding ribonuclease R, with amino-acid sequence MISTDRLLDTLRARIPEPVTPAELEAHLGLPPHGRDGLEESLRTLVARGALIRLDEKRYALPGVDVRITLEKHGIPDDHDPAAVEEAKRLGTAVRKSDLKDRTDFRALPTVTIDGETARDFDDAITLEPLSRGRVRLGVHIADVAHYVAEGGALDRDARARGTSVYFPDRAVHMLPPPLATGLCSLRPGVDRLVQSCLMELDRRGKVAHYEMHDGVIRSDERMTYTDVDAILSEPASPQRRKYRKLIPFFEQLAGLTGVLTKRRRARGAIDMDVPVATFQRDDEGRVAGIVADQRTTANRIIEECMLLANETVAAHLERTRMPSLYRVHEPPDPEKVERLDTFARSLGHSLGAPSDQVTPAHFQRLLDRMRGQPAERAVGLLTLRTMQRARYDAGNLGHFGLASGSYTHFTSPIRRYPDLVVHRALRASRAGGLTAKERRERLAELRELAKQTSELERRAEDAEREVVRWQQSRFMADKVGDTFAGYVIGVTGFGLFVELVEPFVDGMVHISTMADDYYRFDEAHHLWRGEGSGRVYRLGDRVEVQLVRVDRDRRQMELALTEILESVSRRRDGRAPRPRRRRIDRPPTDRRPRTRRRTGVGRR; translated from the coding sequence CGCGCGGCGCGCTGATCCGCCTCGACGAGAAGCGCTATGCGCTGCCGGGGGTGGATGTCCGGATCACGCTGGAGAAGCACGGGATCCCGGACGACCACGACCCGGCCGCGGTCGAGGAAGCGAAACGCCTGGGGACGGCGGTACGGAAGTCGGATTTGAAGGACCGGACCGACTTCCGCGCGCTGCCGACCGTGACCATCGATGGTGAGACGGCGCGCGATTTCGACGATGCGATTACGCTGGAGCCGCTCTCGCGGGGTCGCGTCCGCCTGGGGGTCCACATCGCCGACGTGGCGCACTATGTTGCCGAGGGCGGCGCGCTGGATCGCGACGCCCGCGCGCGCGGCACGTCGGTCTACTTTCCCGATCGCGCCGTTCACATGCTGCCGCCCCCTCTCGCCACCGGCCTGTGCAGCCTGAGGCCGGGAGTGGATCGGCTGGTGCAGTCGTGCCTGATGGAACTCGACCGCCGCGGCAAGGTGGCGCACTACGAGATGCACGACGGCGTGATCCGGAGCGACGAGCGGATGACGTACACCGACGTCGACGCGATCCTGTCGGAACCGGCCTCACCACAACGCCGCAAGTACCGGAAGCTGATCCCGTTCTTCGAGCAACTGGCCGGGCTGACCGGCGTGCTGACGAAGCGCCGGCGGGCTCGTGGGGCAATCGATATGGACGTTCCGGTCGCCACTTTTCAGCGGGACGACGAGGGGCGGGTGGCCGGGATCGTCGCCGATCAGCGCACGACCGCGAACCGGATCATCGAGGAGTGCATGCTGCTCGCCAACGAGACGGTGGCGGCGCACCTGGAGCGGACGCGTATGCCGTCGCTGTACCGGGTGCACGAACCGCCCGATCCCGAGAAGGTGGAACGGCTGGACACCTTCGCGCGGTCGCTCGGCCACAGCTTGGGCGCGCCCTCCGATCAGGTGACGCCGGCGCACTTTCAGAGGCTGCTGGACCGAATGCGCGGCCAGCCGGCGGAACGGGCGGTCGGCCTGCTGACCCTCCGCACCATGCAGCGGGCGCGGTACGACGCGGGCAACCTCGGGCACTTCGGTCTCGCGTCAGGCTCGTACACCCACTTCACCTCGCCGATCCGCCGTTATCCCGATCTGGTGGTGCACCGGGCGCTCCGCGCATCGCGCGCCGGCGGCCTGACCGCGAAGGAGCGCCGCGAACGCCTGGCGGAGTTGCGGGAGCTCGCGAAGCAGACCTCCGAGCTGGAACGGCGGGCCGAGGATGCGGAGCGTGAGGTGGTCCGCTGGCAGCAGAGCCGCTTCATGGCGGACAAGGTCGGCGACACGTTCGCCGGCTACGTCATCGGCGTCACCGGCTTCGGCCTGTTCGTGGAGCTGGTGGAGCCGTTCGTCGATGGCATGGTGCACATCTCCACCATGGCCGACGACTACTACCGTTTCGACGAGGCTCACCACCTGTGGCGGGGGGAGGGCAGCGGGCGGGTGTACCGTCTGGGCGACCGCGTCGAGGTGCAGCTCGTGCGCGTGGATCGGGATCGCCGTCAGATGGAGCTGGCCTTGACGGAGATACTCGAGTCCGTCTCGCGCCGGCGCGACGGCCGGGCGCCCCGCCCCCGGCGGCGGCGGATCGATCGTCCCCCGACGGATCGCCGGCCCCGGACG